The following are encoded together in the Actinoplanes sp. N902-109 genome:
- a CDS encoding acetylxylan esterase, giving the protein MAFFDLPVTELERYHPEVSEPTGFDDFWRRTLPGPGGGPAEFVPYDALLPNVAVHDVRFPGFADEPVAAWFLTPREVDAPLPTVVHYIGYGGGRGKPHEWLLWPAAGYAVLVMDTRGQGAGETPDLPGVGPQRVGLMTRGLLDPEQYYYRRVIADAVRAVDAVKTRPEVDPARIVVAGGSQGGALAQAVAGLRDDVAAALIDVPFLTHFRRASEITDAYPYRELADLFQRNRHLVEPAFATLGFFDGLHFASRGTAPALYSVALMDDVCPPSTVYAAFNRYGGRKRLQVWPYNGHESGQTFQPPVSLAFLRDVLGAGAAH; this is encoded by the coding sequence GTGGCTTTCTTCGATCTTCCCGTGACCGAGCTGGAGCGCTACCACCCCGAGGTGTCCGAGCCGACCGGCTTCGACGACTTCTGGCGCCGTACCCTGCCGGGGCCGGGGGGTGGGCCGGCGGAGTTCGTGCCGTACGACGCCCTGCTGCCCAACGTCGCCGTGCATGACGTGCGGTTCCCCGGCTTCGCCGATGAGCCGGTCGCAGCCTGGTTCCTCACCCCGCGCGAGGTCGACGCGCCGCTGCCGACCGTGGTGCACTACATCGGGTACGGCGGCGGCCGGGGCAAACCGCACGAGTGGCTGCTCTGGCCGGCCGCCGGCTATGCGGTGCTGGTGATGGACACCCGCGGGCAGGGTGCGGGGGAGACCCCGGACCTGCCCGGCGTGGGCCCGCAGCGGGTCGGTCTGATGACCCGCGGCCTGCTCGACCCGGAGCAGTACTACTACCGGCGGGTGATCGCCGACGCCGTCCGGGCGGTGGACGCGGTGAAGACCCGCCCGGAGGTGGACCCGGCGCGCATCGTGGTGGCCGGCGGCAGCCAGGGCGGTGCCCTCGCCCAGGCGGTGGCGGGGTTGCGCGACGACGTGGCCGCGGCCTTGATCGACGTGCCGTTCCTGACCCATTTCCGGCGGGCCTCCGAGATCACCGACGCCTACCCGTACCGGGAACTGGCCGACCTGTTCCAGCGCAACCGGCACCTCGTCGAACCGGCGTTCGCGACGCTGGGCTTCTTCGACGGGCTGCACTTCGCGTCCCGCGGCACCGCGCCCGCGCTGTACTCGGTCGCCCTGATGGACGACGTGTGCCCGCCCTCGACGGTGTACGCCGCGTTCAACCGGTACGGCGGGCGCAAGCGGCTGCAGGTGTGGCCGTACAACGGGCACGAGAGCGGCCAGACCTTCCAGCCGCCGGTCAGCCTGGCCTTCCTGCGCGACGTGCTGGGGGCCGGCGCCGCGCATTGA
- a CDS encoding cellulose binding domain-containing protein — translation MRKPMRLLVAALTLVAATVVSAGVAAAESNGGVRVMPLGDSITDGYNVPGGYRIGLWQKLVAGGYTVDFVGSGSNGPAALGDHDHEGHSGWTIAQIDANITGWLQRYTPRTILLHIGTNDMYGDAAGAATRLATLVDHITTQAPNTELFVSTIIPRTCCDATVRSYNAQIPGIVSSRANAGKHVHLVSMYNALTTADLADGTHPNAGGYNKMATVWYSALRSVPGSIGTDTPPTSPSATPPTSPSATPPTVPAGACTAGYRLTGSWGGGFQAEVTVQAGAAAVNGWTVRLTLAGGQSITSLWNGVNTGSTGAVSVRNADYNGSVPAGGTTTFGFVANGDGSAAPTGVTCTSP, via the coding sequence ATGCGAAAGCCGATGCGTCTGCTCGTCGCGGCGCTCACCCTGGTCGCCGCGACGGTCGTGTCGGCCGGGGTGGCCGCGGCGGAGTCGAACGGCGGGGTGCGGGTGATGCCGCTGGGCGACTCGATCACCGACGGCTACAACGTCCCCGGTGGTTACCGGATCGGCCTGTGGCAGAAGCTGGTCGCCGGTGGCTACACCGTCGACTTCGTCGGCTCCGGGTCCAACGGGCCGGCCGCGCTCGGCGACCACGACCACGAGGGCCACTCCGGCTGGACCATCGCCCAGATCGACGCGAACATCACCGGCTGGCTGCAGCGGTACACCCCGCGCACGATCCTGCTGCACATCGGCACCAACGACATGTACGGCGACGCGGCCGGCGCCGCGACCCGCCTGGCCACCCTGGTCGACCACATCACCACCCAGGCCCCGAACACCGAGCTGTTCGTGTCGACGATCATCCCGCGGACCTGCTGCGACGCCACCGTGCGCAGCTACAACGCGCAGATCCCCGGCATCGTGTCCAGCCGGGCCAACGCCGGCAAACACGTACACCTGGTCAGCATGTACAACGCACTGACCACAGCGGACCTCGCCGACGGCACGCACCCGAACGCGGGCGGCTACAACAAGATGGCCACGGTCTGGTATTCGGCGCTGCGCTCGGTGCCGGGCAGCATCGGGACGGACACCCCGCCGACGAGCCCGTCGGCCACCCCGCCGACCAGCCCGTCGGCCACCCCGCCGACCGTTCCGGCGGGTGCGTGCACGGCCGGATACCGGCTGACCGGCAGCTGGGGCGGCGGCTTCCAGGCCGAGGTGACGGTCCAGGCCGGCGCCGCCGCGGTCAACGGCTGGACGGTGCGCCTGACCCTGGCCGGTGGGCAGAGCATCACCAGCCTGTGGAACGGCGTGAACACCGGCAGCACCGGTGCGGTCAGCGTGCGCAACGCGGACTACAACGGCTCCGTCCCGGCCGGCGGCACGACCACGTTCGGGTTCGTCGCCAACGGTGACGGCAGCGCCGCGCCGACCGGTGTGACCTGCACCAGCCCCTGA
- a CDS encoding SDR family NAD(P)-dependent oxidoreductase, whose product MSQRTAVVTGASSGIGRAIAQRLAADGARVYLTGRRVDELDTAATAIGPDAIAVPCDVSDAGDLDRLFDTVRADGRALDVVVANAGLGVGGPLADATEEHYTHVFGVNVKGTLLTVQKAIPLLTDGASVILLSSSTNRLGPKGMGLYAASKAAVRSLGRTFAAELAPRVRVNVLSPGPVDTPAIENLAARLGSTTERFHEELAAGLPLGRMGRPEEIADVAAFLAGPQSSFVTGAEFDVDGGQNQV is encoded by the coding sequence ATGAGCCAGCGCACAGCAGTAGTCACCGGCGCCTCCAGCGGGATCGGCCGGGCCATCGCGCAGCGGCTCGCAGCCGACGGCGCCCGGGTGTACCTGACCGGACGCCGGGTGGACGAACTCGACACCGCCGCGACTGCCATCGGGCCCGACGCCATCGCCGTTCCGTGCGACGTGTCCGACGCCGGCGACCTGGACCGGCTGTTCGACACCGTCCGCGCGGACGGCCGCGCGCTGGACGTGGTGGTCGCGAACGCCGGGCTCGGCGTCGGCGGCCCCCTCGCCGACGCCACCGAGGAGCACTACACGCACGTGTTCGGCGTGAACGTCAAAGGCACCCTGCTCACCGTGCAGAAGGCGATCCCGCTGCTCACCGACGGCGCGTCGGTGATCCTGCTGTCGTCGTCCACCAACCGGCTCGGCCCCAAGGGCATGGGCCTGTACGCCGCCTCGAAGGCAGCCGTTCGCAGCCTCGGGCGCACGTTCGCGGCGGAACTCGCGCCGCGGGTCCGGGTCAACGTGCTCAGTCCGGGACCGGTCGACACCCCGGCGATCGAGAACCTGGCCGCCCGGCTGGGCAGTACCACGGAGCGGTTCCACGAGGAGCTCGCCGCCGGGCTGCCACTGGGCCGGATGGGCCGCCCGGAGGAGATCGCCGACGTCGCCGCGTTCCTGGCCGGGCCGCAGAGCTCCTTCGTGACCGGCGCCGAGTTCGACGTGGACGGCGGCCAGAACCAGGTGTGA
- a CDS encoding Rrf2 family transcriptional regulator, with product MSANSRLTVAVHAVAWIGLHQRRGRGPATSEQIAGSAGTNPVVIRRLLGELRRAGLVESGRGPGSGWTLTREPASISLLDVYDALGDEPLFGLHHGEPDPGCVIGGGIQPVLSRMYEHLGDVLRTELSRSTVEDVLSGILVAR from the coding sequence ATGAGCGCGAACAGCAGGCTGACGGTGGCGGTGCACGCGGTTGCGTGGATCGGCCTCCACCAGCGACGTGGCCGGGGCCCGGCCACGTCGGAACAGATAGCGGGCAGCGCGGGCACCAACCCGGTGGTGATCCGGCGGCTGCTCGGTGAGCTGCGCCGGGCCGGGCTGGTGGAATCGGGGCGCGGTCCGGGCTCCGGCTGGACGCTGACCCGGGAGCCGGCCTCCATCTCACTGCTGGACGTGTACGACGCGCTCGGCGACGAGCCGTTGTTCGGCCTGCATCACGGCGAGCCCGATCCGGGGTGCGTGATCGGCGGCGGCATCCAGCCGGTACTGAGCCGCATGTATGAGCATCTCGGTGACGTGCTGCGGACCGAGCTGTCCCGCAGCACCGTCGAGGACGTCCTGTCCGGCATCCTCGTCGCACGCTGA
- a CDS encoding polysaccharide deacetylase family protein, whose product MVKIVRPSRRAVLRGGLLAATGAGLGALGATELPHWCGWDKPPLGGGYAAAADTLDAARHADVTVRYHTETTDPVVALTFDDGPGPRWTPQVLDTLAAAGVPATFFMVGRNLREHAGLVRDRLAGHEVGNHSWSHTDLATLDLAGVTTELRRTHDLIGEVTGRVPTLLRPPYGHLGGSTLLAADSMGYDVILWSQQMHERQFPGDPAGQARAIVEAARPGDIILAHDVGDDRRLVALRGLAAMAEGLRARGFRFATVSELVAGARHAAPDHRAGSSPASSPH is encoded by the coding sequence ATGGTGAAGATTGTCCGGCCGTCCCGGCGCGCTGTCCTGCGCGGTGGCCTGCTGGCCGCCACGGGGGCCGGTCTCGGTGCGCTCGGCGCCACCGAACTGCCGCACTGGTGCGGCTGGGACAAGCCACCGCTGGGCGGCGGGTACGCCGCGGCCGCCGACACCCTCGACGCCGCCCGGCACGCCGACGTCACCGTGCGCTACCACACCGAGACGACGGACCCGGTCGTCGCCCTGACCTTCGACGACGGGCCCGGGCCGCGCTGGACCCCCCAGGTGCTGGACACCCTCGCCGCGGCCGGGGTCCCCGCCACCTTCTTCATGGTCGGGCGCAACCTGCGTGAGCACGCCGGACTGGTGCGCGACCGGCTCGCCGGCCACGAGGTCGGCAACCACTCGTGGTCACACACCGATCTCGCCACCCTCGACCTGGCCGGGGTGACCACCGAACTGCGCCGCACCCACGACCTGATCGGCGAGGTCACCGGCCGGGTTCCCACGCTGCTCCGGCCACCGTACGGCCACCTGGGCGGCTCGACCCTGCTGGCGGCCGACTCGATGGGCTACGACGTGATCCTCTGGTCGCAGCAGATGCACGAGCGCCAGTTCCCCGGCGACCCGGCCGGCCAGGCCCGGGCGATCGTCGAGGCGGCCCGCCCGGGCGACATCATCCTGGCCCACGACGTCGGCGACGACCGCCGGCTGGTCGCCCTGCGCGGCCTCGCCGCCATGGCCGAGGGCCTGCGCGCCCGCGGCTTCCGCTTCGCCACGGTGTCGGAGCTGGTCGCCGGGGCCCGGCACGCCGCACCCGACCACCGGGCCGGCTCGTCCCCGGCCTCCTCCCCGCACTGA
- a CDS encoding glutathione peroxidase has product MTIFDVTIPAGTDPSVRLGPRPGSATLVVNVASKCGLTPQYNGLERLQERYAARGFTVLGVPCNQFAGQEPGTAEEIEEFCSTTYGVSFPLTEKIEVNGAGRHPLYDQLAQAADAEGYTGDIRWNFEKFLVTPDGSVVRFGPRTEPEDPAVITAIEAALPA; this is encoded by the coding sequence ATGACGATTTTCGACGTGACCATCCCCGCCGGCACCGACCCGTCCGTGCGGCTCGGACCCCGGCCCGGCAGCGCCACGCTGGTGGTCAACGTGGCGTCCAAGTGCGGCCTGACCCCGCAGTACAACGGGCTCGAGCGGCTGCAGGAGCGCTACGCCGCGCGCGGGTTCACGGTGCTCGGCGTGCCGTGCAACCAGTTCGCCGGCCAGGAGCCCGGCACGGCCGAGGAGATCGAGGAGTTCTGCTCGACCACGTACGGCGTCAGCTTCCCGCTCACCGAGAAGATCGAGGTCAACGGCGCCGGGCGGCACCCGCTCTACGACCAGCTGGCGCAGGCGGCCGACGCCGAGGGCTACACCGGCGACATCCGGTGGAACTTCGAGAAGTTCCTCGTCACCCCGGACGGCTCGGTGGTGCGCTTCGGCCCGCGCACCGAGCCCGAGGACCCGGCCGTGATCACCGCGATCGAAGCGGCGCTGCCCGCCTGA
- a CDS encoding GH92 family glycosyl hydrolase, protein MKFISPPRRWMVAAGALLLPVGTVVATPVASAAAPPAGFRSSFESADQKPAVSTAEVDGQGAPIQGNLNGSVHVGLPGSLLDQVTAVTASAENPPNEVAAKLKDTDSNTKWLAFSPTGWVTYRLSKPAAVVKYSLTSANDAAARDPKAFTLQGSSDGTSWQDLDSRSNQSFGGRFATNTYTLTNGTAYAYYRLNITANSGDSLVQLADWDISDGSDVRPPETPMVAEVGSGPQRGVNNLPGAGFTGVASLRYAGSAETAGRSYATDKLYDVSIPVGPKTRLSYKIFPEFTGNDSRYPSTFVALDLHFTDGTYLSTKAPVDQYGNALTAAGQGTAKALVADEWNSVQSDLGTVANGKTIDRILLAYDNPGATAATHFQGWIDDVAVVAEPATVDGSTLTNLVDTRRGTNASGSFSRGNNLPIAAVPNGFNFFTPVTDATSNSWEYTYQRQNNAANLPTLQGLAISHEPSPWMGDRDQMSVMPVLAGGPLTGTPASRALAFSHDDEIARPDYYSVKLQNGLTAQMSPTDHGGVMQFTFPAGQSTGSLVFSNGTFTIKADGTVTGWVDNGSGLSAGRSRMFVSGTLDHAPTASTATSATFDLTAGPTVTLRLATSFISTAQAQRNLDLEVTGRSFEQIHTAATAAWQERLGRVDVKGANETQQVTLYSNLYRLNLYPNSQSENTGTAAAPHWQYASPVSAATGTSTATTTGAKIVDGQIYVNNGFWDTYRTVWPAYSLLYPDIAAKIADGFVQQYRDAGWIARWSSPGYADLMTGTSADNAVAEAYLNGVDLPDPLAAYDAAVKDATVASGRSAVGRKGIETSLFLGYTPTSTGESVSWALEGFINDFAIGNMGAALAKDPKTPAARRKQLREQSDYFLERARNYVNLFDTDTKFFEGRDAAGTFVKSDPLDWGGVYTETDGWNYAFTAQQDPNGLANLYGGHDALEKKLDQFFATPENADHPGGYGGVIHEMLEARAVRIGQLGMSNQPSHHIPYMYDAVGAPSKTQAIVREILRRLYVSGDIGQGYLGDEDNGELSSWYILSSLGLYPLQAGSSQWAIGSPQFTEMTVHRASGDIVVKAPDNSPANVYVQGVTIDGHKQHDTSIDSADLAHGGTIEFEMGPKPGKWGDSASNAPPSLTKGTAAPKPLQDTTGPGLGTATVAGGQDAAKLFDDTSATQLTFATGTPQVTWSYRSGQQTPTWYTLTSGAAAGDPATWELQGSNDGVTWTTVDDRKNETFTWRNQTRPFEIHKPGKFAQFRLVVTKTTGAAQTTLAEVELLAGGDVQLGGGTVEVSPAKAVPARTGTAVSVPLATVTGGTASGYQATINWGDGTAAGTGTVKLSSRAVYSVSGSHTYAKPGYYQASVTVTDGTSQSSATVGVDVAYVPAGSLPAAYDSVCIGDDGIGGANCDTQGWSFSRTALAAAGVTQGKRTAVPGTGLSFVLPEVPAGQPDNATGSGQKLVLNLPSDATAVSFVGTGTEGNQNTTATATFADGSTATLPIQFSDWTLGGNANGTPAYGNIEVARNAYRLNGASRDGAQPFLLATAPYQIPAGKKLVSVTLPQQTGDPGTAGRIHVFAVADDGTPQPALALTGGRDQAATAGQALAAQLGSVAGDSDRHARVQWGDGTATEDATVDGSGTVSGTHTYAQPGTYTVHVTAYDTLSSSTATLTVTVAKAATQQPTATTLKAAAPAGQASFSPQATTSVPSGPRGTAVTVDGRGFAPNETVTATVGTGGAVSLHANADGVLAATVSVPGSVEPGPAAITLTGAASATKVELPFTVAPAK, encoded by the coding sequence ATGAAGTTCATCAGCCCGCCTCGACGATGGATGGTGGCGGCCGGGGCTCTCCTGCTGCCGGTAGGGACAGTCGTCGCCACGCCGGTGGCGAGCGCCGCTGCCCCTCCCGCCGGGTTCCGCTCCTCCTTCGAATCCGCCGACCAGAAACCCGCGGTCAGCACCGCCGAGGTCGACGGTCAAGGCGCGCCGATTCAGGGCAATCTCAACGGTTCGGTCCATGTCGGACTGCCCGGCAGCCTGCTGGACCAGGTCACCGCGGTCACCGCGAGCGCCGAGAACCCGCCCAACGAGGTCGCGGCCAAGCTCAAGGACACCGACTCGAACACCAAGTGGCTGGCGTTCAGCCCGACGGGCTGGGTCACGTACCGGCTCAGCAAGCCCGCCGCCGTCGTCAAGTACTCGCTGACCTCGGCGAACGACGCGGCCGCGCGCGACCCCAAGGCCTTCACCTTGCAGGGCTCCAGCGACGGCACGAGCTGGCAGGACCTGGACAGCCGCAGCAACCAGAGCTTCGGCGGCCGGTTCGCGACCAACACCTACACCCTGACCAACGGCACCGCGTACGCCTACTACCGGCTCAACATCACCGCGAACTCCGGTGACTCGCTGGTGCAGCTCGCCGACTGGGACATCAGCGACGGCTCGGACGTGCGCCCGCCGGAGACCCCGATGGTCGCCGAGGTCGGCTCGGGCCCGCAGCGCGGCGTCAACAACCTGCCGGGTGCCGGTTTCACCGGGGTCGCCTCGCTGCGGTACGCCGGCAGCGCCGAGACCGCCGGACGGTCGTACGCCACCGACAAGCTGTACGACGTGAGCATCCCGGTCGGCCCGAAGACCCGGCTCAGCTACAAGATCTTCCCGGAGTTCACCGGCAACGACAGCCGGTACCCGTCGACCTTCGTGGCGCTCGACCTGCACTTCACCGACGGCACGTACCTGAGCACGAAGGCGCCGGTCGACCAGTACGGCAACGCGCTCACCGCGGCCGGCCAGGGCACCGCCAAGGCGCTGGTCGCCGACGAGTGGAACTCGGTGCAGTCCGACCTCGGCACGGTGGCCAACGGCAAGACCATCGACCGGATCCTGCTGGCGTACGACAACCCCGGCGCCACCGCCGCCACCCACTTCCAGGGCTGGATCGACGACGTGGCCGTGGTGGCCGAGCCGGCGACGGTCGACGGCTCGACGCTGACCAACCTGGTCGACACCCGCCGGGGCACCAACGCCTCCGGCTCGTTCTCGCGCGGCAACAACCTGCCGATCGCGGCGGTGCCGAACGGGTTCAACTTCTTCACCCCGGTCACCGACGCCACGTCGAACTCGTGGGAGTACACCTACCAGCGGCAGAACAACGCCGCCAACCTGCCCACGCTGCAGGGCCTCGCGATCTCGCACGAGCCCAGCCCGTGGATGGGCGACCGGGACCAGATGTCGGTCATGCCGGTGCTCGCGGGTGGCCCGCTGACCGGCACCCCGGCGTCGCGGGCGCTCGCGTTCAGCCACGACGACGAGATCGCGCGGCCGGACTACTACTCGGTCAAGCTGCAGAACGGGCTGACCGCGCAGATGTCGCCGACCGACCACGGCGGGGTCATGCAGTTCACCTTCCCGGCCGGGCAGTCCACCGGCAGCCTGGTGTTCTCCAACGGCACCTTCACCATCAAAGCCGACGGTACGGTCACCGGCTGGGTCGACAACGGCAGCGGCCTGTCCGCGGGCCGCAGCCGGATGTTCGTCTCGGGCACGCTCGATCACGCCCCGACGGCGTCCACGGCCACCTCGGCCACGTTCGACCTGACGGCCGGCCCGACGGTGACGCTGCGCCTGGCGACGTCGTTCATCTCGACCGCGCAGGCCCAGCGCAACCTCGACCTCGAGGTCACCGGCCGCAGCTTCGAGCAGATCCACACCGCCGCGACCGCCGCCTGGCAGGAGCGCCTCGGCCGCGTCGACGTCAAGGGCGCCAACGAGACGCAGCAGGTCACGCTCTACTCGAACCTGTACCGGCTGAACCTGTACCCGAACTCGCAGTCGGAGAACACCGGCACCGCCGCCGCCCCGCACTGGCAGTACGCCAGCCCGGTGTCGGCTGCGACCGGCACGTCCACCGCGACGACCACCGGCGCGAAGATCGTCGACGGTCAGATCTACGTCAACAACGGGTTCTGGGACACCTACCGCACGGTGTGGCCGGCGTACTCGCTGCTCTACCCGGACATCGCCGCCAAGATCGCGGACGGGTTCGTCCAGCAGTACCGCGACGCCGGGTGGATCGCCCGCTGGTCCTCGCCCGGCTATGCCGACCTGATGACCGGCACCAGCGCCGACAACGCGGTCGCTGAGGCGTACCTCAACGGGGTGGACCTGCCCGACCCGCTCGCGGCGTACGACGCGGCGGTCAAGGACGCGACGGTGGCCTCCGGTCGCAGCGCGGTCGGCCGCAAGGGCATCGAGACGTCGCTGTTCCTGGGCTACACACCGACCTCCACCGGTGAGTCGGTGTCGTGGGCGCTGGAGGGCTTCATCAACGACTTCGCGATCGGCAACATGGGTGCCGCGCTGGCGAAGGACCCGAAGACCCCGGCGGCGCGGCGCAAGCAGTTGCGCGAGCAGTCGGACTACTTCCTGGAGCGCGCCCGCAACTACGTGAACCTGTTCGACACCGACACGAAGTTCTTCGAGGGCCGCGACGCCGCCGGGACCTTCGTCAAGAGCGACCCGCTGGACTGGGGTGGCGTCTACACCGAGACCGACGGCTGGAACTACGCCTTCACCGCGCAGCAGGACCCCAACGGCCTGGCCAACCTGTACGGCGGACACGACGCGCTGGAGAAGAAGCTCGACCAGTTCTTCGCGACCCCGGAGAACGCCGACCACCCGGGCGGCTACGGCGGCGTCATCCACGAGATGCTCGAGGCCCGCGCCGTACGCATCGGTCAGCTCGGCATGAGCAACCAGCCCTCGCACCACATCCCGTACATGTACGACGCGGTCGGCGCGCCGTCGAAGACGCAGGCGATCGTGCGCGAGATCCTGCGGCGGCTCTACGTCAGCGGTGACATCGGCCAGGGCTACCTGGGTGACGAGGACAACGGTGAGCTGTCCTCCTGGTACATCCTGAGCTCGCTCGGCCTCTACCCGTTGCAGGCCGGTTCGTCGCAGTGGGCCATCGGCTCGCCGCAGTTCACCGAGATGACCGTGCACCGCGCGAGCGGCGACATCGTGGTCAAGGCCCCGGACAACAGCCCGGCCAACGTGTACGTGCAGGGCGTGACGATCGACGGGCACAAGCAGCACGACACCTCGATCGACTCGGCCGACCTCGCGCACGGCGGGACGATCGAGTTCGAGATGGGCCCGAAGCCCGGCAAGTGGGGTGACTCGGCCAGCAACGCCCCGCCGTCGCTGACCAAGGGCACCGCGGCGCCGAAGCCCCTGCAGGACACCACCGGCCCCGGTCTGGGCACCGCGACCGTCGCCGGCGGGCAGGACGCCGCCAAGCTGTTCGACGACACGTCGGCCACCCAGCTGACCTTCGCCACCGGCACGCCCCAGGTGACCTGGTCGTACCGGTCCGGTCAGCAGACCCCGACGTGGTACACGCTGACCTCGGGGGCCGCCGCGGGTGACCCGGCCACGTGGGAGCTGCAGGGTTCCAACGACGGCGTCACCTGGACCACGGTGGACGACCGGAAGAACGAGACGTTCACCTGGCGCAACCAGACCCGGCCGTTCGAGATCCACAAGCCCGGGAAGTTCGCGCAGTTCCGGCTGGTCGTCACCAAGACCACCGGGGCCGCGCAGACCACCCTGGCCGAGGTCGAGCTGCTGGCCGGAGGCGACGTCCAGCTCGGCGGCGGCACCGTCGAGGTGAGCCCGGCCAAGGCCGTCCCGGCCCGCACCGGCACCGCGGTGTCCGTCCCGCTGGCCACCGTCACCGGTGGCACCGCGAGCGGCTACCAGGCGACGATCAACTGGGGTGACGGCACGGCCGCCGGCACCGGCACGGTCAAGCTGAGCTCGCGCGCCGTCTACAGCGTCAGCGGTTCGCACACCTACGCCAAGCCCGGCTACTACCAGGCGTCGGTCACCGTGACCGACGGCACCAGCCAGAGCTCGGCCACGGTCGGCGTCGACGTGGCGTACGTCCCGGCCGGCAGCCTGCCGGCCGCGTACGACAGCGTCTGCATCGGTGACGACGGCATCGGCGGCGCCAACTGCGACACCCAGGGCTGGTCGTTCTCCCGGACCGCGCTGGCGGCGGCCGGGGTGACCCAGGGCAAGCGCACGGCGGTGCCCGGCACCGGGCTGTCGTTCGTCCTTCCCGAGGTGCCGGCCGGGCAGCCGGACAACGCCACCGGCAGCGGGCAGAAGCTGGTGCTCAACCTGCCGTCGGACGCCACGGCCGTCTCCTTCGTGGGTACGGGCACCGAAGGCAACCAGAACACCACGGCAACGGCCACCTTCGCCGACGGCTCCACGGCCACCCTGCCCATCCAGTTCAGCGACTGGACGCTGGGCGGCAACGCCAACGGCACCCCGGCGTACGGCAACATCGAGGTGGCCCGCAACGCCTACCGGCTCAACGGTGCGAGCAGGGACGGTGCCCAGCCGTTCCTGCTGGCCACGGCGCCGTACCAGATCCCGGCCGGTAAGAAGCTGGTCTCGGTGACGCTGCCGCAGCAGACCGGCGACCCCGGCACCGCCGGCCGCATCCACGTGTTCGCGGTGGCCGACGACGGCACGCCGCAGCCGGCGCTGGCCCTCACCGGTGGCAGGGACCAGGCCGCCACCGCCGGTCAGGCGCTCGCCGCCCAGCTCGGCTCGGTGGCCGGCGACAGCGACCGGCACGCCCGGGTGCAATGGGGTGACGGCACCGCGACCGAGGACGCCACGGTCGACGGGTCCGGCACGGTCAGCGGCACGCACACCTACGCGCAGCCGGGCACCTACACCGTGCACGTCACCGCGTACGACACGCTGTCGAGCAGCACCGCCACCCTCACGGTGACGGTGGCCAAGGCCGCCACCCAGCAGCCCACCGCCACCACGCTCAAGGCAGCCGCACCGGCCGGGCAGGCGAGCTTCAGCCCGCAGGCCACCACCTCGGTACCGAGCGGCCCGCGCGGCACGGCGGTCACCGTCGACGGCCGTGGCTTCGCCCCGAACGAGACCGTCACCGCCACCGTCGGCACCGGCGGCGCGGTGAGCCTGCACGCCAACGCCGACGGCGTGCTCGCCGCCACGGTCAGCGTGCCGGGATCGGTCGAGCCGGGCCCGGCCGCCATCACCCTGACCGGCGCCGCCTCGGCCACCAAGGTCGAGCTGCCGTTCACGGTGGCGCCCGCCAAGTAG